The Lathyrus oleraceus cultivar Zhongwan6 chromosome 5, CAAS_Psat_ZW6_1.0, whole genome shotgun sequence genome includes the window GCACCTTAGCAATCAAGTTATGTCTACAATCTCTTAAGAAAAGACTATGTTCTTTCAAGTGGATGTCATAACCTTTCTTTAATAATTGTCCCAAGCTCAAAATATTATTCTTCATGTTAGGAACATAATAGACATTAGATATGAATTGATGACTCCCATTCTTCAAGCGTATAATAATTTTACCTTTGCCTTTGATTGGTATCTTTAAGTCATCTCCAAATGAGACATTGCCAGTTGTCGCTTCATTGATCTCTACGAACATGCTTCGATCGCCGCACATGTGATTGCTTGCACCGGTGTCGAGGTACCATttgtttcttttctcttcaaCTTGGTTTTGACACGCGAGAAACAAAGTTTTTTCTTCTCCACCTTTTTCTTCTACAAAGTTAGCTTTCTCCACAACCTTTTTCGAGAATCTATACCCAAATGCATAATGACCGATCTTGTTGCAGTTAAAGCACATAATTTGTGATTTGTCACACCTCGACCATGAATTTCCTCTTCCACGACCTCTTGTTACTTGTGGATTCCAACTTCTTTCTCCATTGTTAGAGTATTTGTTGTAACCGCCTCTTCCTTCTCCTCCATGTCCTCGTCCATGCCCACGATCTTGGCCTCGACCTCGTTCTCTTTGGCTCTTGTAATTCGCATAATTTGTTTCCTTTATGTTGAGTTATAGTAGTTGCTTCATAGCGTCCTTTTGtttaatttttctcttttgtttttcttcgtatgcttgtaaggaacccatgagttgctcaatagtcatggtctttaaatccctattttcttcaatgttggtAACAATGAAGTCAAAACTTGGATTTAAAGTGCGAAGTATTTTCTCTGTGACTTTCACCTCATCAACATCTTCGCCATTTCTTTTAAGTTGATTGACTACGGCCAATACTCGAGAAAAATAATCAGAAATTGACTCGGACTCTTCCATAAATAAACGTTCAAAATCACCTCTAAGAGTTTGAAGACAGATCTTTTTCACCTGTTCCACTCCTTTTTTGCAAGTTTGAAGTTTGTCTCATGCTTCTTTGGTCGTCGTCGCGTTGGATATCTTCTCAAATATATCTTCATCCACCTCTAAGAGCTTTCTTGTCTCTCTTTCTTGACTCCTTCAATGTCTCCTTTACACCTTGACTTAGCAAGGCTTCATATTGCTCCTTGAAGCCTTTCTCAACGATATCTCACATATTTTGAGCTTCCAGTAGCGCCTTCATCTTGATACTCCAATTGTCATAGTTGTTCTTTGTGAGCATCGACATTTGGAAAGGGAAACCTCCATTCGTCATTTTTTAGGAACTTGAAGTTCTGATACCACTTTGTTGGAAATAAATGCTTTTTGTGTTTAGGAAAAGTGTGGAGAATATTAGAGGCTTGAATAGAAACTTGATAGGTAGGagaattatttatggaagagagaaCTTTATATTTTTACTTGATACAAAAGTGTAggattacatctctatttataatactctaaggagaactctagacacactaattctagagagttctcaactcaagacattcaaagagtattctAGAGAATATTACAATCTTAAGAAATATCTAAACACTCCAAATACTACAAGACTTTTATAGAAACATTACTCAAAATAAACTAAGTCCAAATAACTAAGCCCAAAAATCAAATAAGAAGGTTAGGTCTAAATCAGGTTTAATATTTCAATATTTTTATCAATCAAACATAAATATTGTTGAGGAAAAGAAGTGACTCAAAATAGGATAGCCAACTTTTTAGGGTTAAACAAAATATAGACAGATGCAATGCATGGTCTTGTTTTAGAAATTTCTATATAAATTTGAAAATGTAAAGATCATGCACAAATACCAAATACTGAAAGTTTAACTGTCAGCATGTTGATATGCTGAAAGATTCAAGGTTTGAAATGAATAAGAATCAAGTTGCCAAGTGAATCTGAATTTGGATGATCAAATATATGAATCAATCATTTAAGCGTGTTTTGATGTCATGTTACTATTATCCAAGTAAAAAAAAAGCTAACAAACAGTCATCACTCTTGATTTCTTGCTATTATTATCTATGTTATTTACCATACTACACACAACTTATTGACATGAGAAACTACTATAATCGAAGTTGAAGAAAATGATATTCTTTAATTTAAATACCACTTAAAGAACAATACGTCGATAACTAATGGTAGTTAAGAATCGAGTAACATCACTTCGGAGTAGTCTTTTGTATCAAACCATGTCAGATAGTGTTGTATTAAAAGTATAGGCTATAGCTAAATTTAATGTCCCAATAAATTTAATTGTTCAAGTATTTTAGATTTTACATGTAAAGCTTGAGAATACAATGTTCTTGTATTCCACGGTAATGTCATAATTGGATTAGTGTTGAATCTTTgttgtacattaatgtatttcAGTAATTTGACATAGTTGATTTGTCTTAGTTGAGTTGTAACATTCAACAATATTCATTGAATTGTAATCACCAATCACAATTTTTTTGATTGAAAAGGGAGTGAGTAGGTTCTCATACTTAGGAGGAGACCTAAATAGATAATCACTATGATTATGGAGAGGCATAGAACTTCACAGGGTTCGAAGGTCTTATAAGACTAATTGTTCAAATTCGAAGTAGTGGATTTTCTTTCTTTGGTAGAGTGTCTCTCTAGCATAGTTGTGGTTTCACTGAACTGGATTATCAATTTCTAGTGttctctttatttattttccacTTCATCATCTTATATAAGTTAAGATATTACACATTAATGTCATACTGTTATACAAGACCGACCCAAAGCAATGACAAGACAGTCCTTAACCTAGAGCCTCCAAATTAAGGAGCCTCATTTTGTTTTAAAAAGAGCGAAATATATATTTAATAAtctattaaataaattataaaatgAAAACTAAGTATGAGTTTGTTATCGGTCAAGCGGTAGGATATTAGTTCTTAAACATGGTGGTAAAGGTTGTGGGTTCAATCCTCCTTGTTATAAATTTTTAGGTGTGGTCATTGCAAGGCTCTTGCTTATGTGGATATTCTGTTGTTTAAAACTGCTACCATAACTAGCTTATAATCTTAATTTGATAATTTTCACTTGTGAAAAAGTTTATATCAAGGTTAATCCTAATAGTGTTTATACTATTTATTTAGATTTGTGAAAAGGTTTTTGTTGTATTCGAGTTGGAGAAAGAAGTAGTTACAGTTAATGTCAACACTGAGGAATACAAGGATTTGGTAAAAAAGTTAGTGCAATAACACATTTTTATTTGAAGAATACAAAAttgttattttttaaaaaattgtatTTTTTATTAGGGGTACATTTGTCCTGAGCCTCTAAAAAGTCAGGACCGACCCAGCTGTTATATCACGTTGGACCAATTATCCAAATATTGTGTTCGACATTTGTCCTCTCAGGAACATAATTTCATTTTACTTACCAAATATCATTATGACATAACCTACGGAAAGAGATATGTAGCACGGGCCGCATTTAAATCTCGAATTCCGAAAGACATCAACGTGACGTCTTGGCTTCTCGTTCAAGTCGGGATGCAATCGACACGAAAGGATAAATGCGACAAAATTCTTCGAACTACAAAGAAAAGACAAGGGCTTGGAGGGAAAATATTTTGGGCCTGGCAGAAGACCATAATCCACCAAGTCGCTCATAGGGTATGAGTTTTATCCAATGGTAGAACATATGTGATATGGATCCAGATCCATCCAACAACATTCTGCATCACACGCTTGAAGAATAATGGGTTGCTATAATTTTGCCCCACTATATATAGGGGAAACACTCCAATTTGTAGGTACATAATTCAAAATCAAACTTCATTCATTCATCCTGCTCATATACTGAGTTGAGCGTTAGAGTGCTAACCTTATAAGTCAACCTCTCCCTCAccacaccagaagctcaaatcCACTATCGTATCTCACAACCTTTATGTTTGAATCAATTAACGCAttggacacacacacacacacacacacacacacacacacacacgcgcgcacACACAACATGCATGCACACACATACACAGACACACAAACACACACTCCCTCACGCATACGGGtgcacactcacacacacacacaagcGCGCACACACACATGAAGGGACAAGTTTTTCCTTCCCCGTATCCAAATCCTTGTTAAATACTCATTTCCCtccccaaacccaaacggggataAATAATTAAACCTAAAACTCATTCCAAATGAGTCCTAGTATTCCCACATCAGAATCAAGTTT containing:
- the LOC127081487 gene encoding uncharacterized protein LOC127081487, which translates into the protein MRITRAKENEVEAKIVGMDEDMEEKEEAVTTNTLTMEKEVGIHKFSKKVVEKANFVEEKGGEEKTLFLACQNQVEEKRNKWYLDTGASNHMCGDRSMFVEINEATTGNVSFGDDLKIPIKGKGKIIIRLKNGSHQFISNVYYVPNMKNNILSLGQLLKKGYDIHLKEHSLFLRDCRHNLIAKVHMSKNRIYLLNIQNDVAKCLKTFYTDSSWLWHL